In a genomic window of Gossypium arboreum isolate Shixiya-1 chromosome 7, ASM2569848v2, whole genome shotgun sequence:
- the LOC108457299 gene encoding protein-lysine N-methyltransferase EFM1 isoform X1, with protein MACTEEAKLEHFLQWLQVNGAQFRGCKIKYCDSTKGFGIYSTNGSPEDGVLLVVPLDLAITPMRVLQDPLIGAECRAMFEEGEVDDRFLMILFLIVERLRKNSSWKPYLDMLPTTFGNPVWFTDDELLELRGTTLYRATELRKKDLMSVYEDKVKELVKKLLVLDGDSESEVWFEDFLWANSIFWSRALNLPLPHSYVFPQIQEDVGTTCPVDKISEGSTSHSCSEEPINEINGKRFEAHGNDSKVNGVTSTSKQEETVWVEGLLPGIDFCNHDLKAVATWEVDGTGSITQIPLSMFLISALQSPLPVDKEVSISYGNKGNEELLYLYGFVVDNNPDDYLMIHYPGEAIQNISFSDFKGQLLVAQKAAMRCLLPKNLLDHGFFATGSSNCKANNTSEANDRICNFSWSGHRKTPSYLSKLVFPEDFMTALRTIAMKDEEVSKVSAMLEELVGTEGERQPSETEIRTAVWEACGDSGALQLLVDLLQKKMMDLEESSGTEDSDSELLENACVIGNAEQQTSKEANNLVQQKLMSRNRWCSIVYRRGQKELTRLFLKEAEHALQLSLSEGN; from the exons ATGGCGTGTACAGAGGAAGCAAAACTCGAGCACTTCCTTCAATGGCTTCAG GTAAACGGAGCTCAATTCCGCGGCTGCAAAATCAAATATTGCGACTCCACCAAAGGCTTTGGTATTTATTCCACCAATGGTTCACCCGAAGATG GGGTTCTTCTTGTTGTTCCACTGGATTTAGCAATAACTCCAATGAGGGTACTGCAAGATCCTTTAATTGGAGCAGAGTGTAGAGCAATGTTTGAAGAAGGAGAAGTTGATGATAGGTTCTTAATGATTTTATTTCTTATTGTGGAACGTCTCCGAAAGAATTCTTCATGGAAACC GTACCTTGATATGCTTCCAACTACTTTTGGTAATCCGGTTTGGTTTACTGATGATGAGCTTTTGGAGTTGCGGGGAACAACCTTGTATAGAGCAACTGAATTGCGG AAAAAGGATTTGATGTCTGTGTACGAAGATAAAGTGAAGGAATTGGTGAAGAAACTTCTGGTTCTTGATGGAGATTCAGAAAG TGAGGTGTGGTTTGAAGATTTCCTTTG GGCAAATTCTATATTTTGGTCTCGTGCTTTGAACCTTCCTCTTCCGCATTCTTATGTATTCCCCCAAATTCAAGAAGATGTGGGCACAACCTGTCCAGTTGACAAAATTTCCGAGGGTTCCACCAGTCATAGTTGTAGTGAAGAGCCGATTAATGAAATCAATGGAAAAA GATTTGAGGCTCATGGGAATGATAGCAAAGTCAATGGAGTAACTTCGACATCAAAACAAGAAGAAACTGTCTGGGTAGAGGGTCTTCTCCCTGGCATTGACTTTTGCAACCATG ACTTGAAGGCAGTTGCAACATGGGAAGTTGATGGAACAGGGTCAATAACTCAAATTCCTTTATCCATGTTCCTTATTTCTG CTTTACAGTCTCCATTGCCAGTTGACAAAGAAGTTTCCATCAGTTATGGTAACAAAGGAAATGAG GAACTTCTCTACCTGTATGGTTTTGTTGTTGATAATAATCCAGATGACTATCTCATG ATTCATTATCCCGGAGAGGCAATCCAGAACATTTCCTTTTCTGACTTCAAAGGACAACTACTTGTAGCCCAG AAAGCTGCAATGCGGTGCCTTCTACCTAAAAACTTGCTAGATCATGGGTTTTTCGCAACAGGATCCTCTAATTGTAAAGCAAACAATACCTCTGAAGCCAATGATAGAATTTGCAATTTTAGTTGGAGTGGTCACCGCAAAACACCTTCTTACTTGAGTAAGCTAGTTTTTCCAGAAGATTTTATGACTGCCTTGAGGACCATAGCCATGAAAGATGAGGAGGTTTCTAAGGTTTCCGCAATGCTAGAAGAG CTTGTTGGGACTGAAGGAGAAAGACAGCCTTCCGAGACAGAAATAAGAACAGCTGTATGGGAGGCCTGTGGGGATTCTGGAGCTCTGCAGTTGCTTGTTGACCTTCTTCAGAAAAA GATGATGGACCTTGAAGAGAGTTCTGGAACAGAGGACTCTGATTCTGAGCTACTTGAGAATGCCTGCGTTATTGGAAATGCAGAACAGCAGACAAG CAAGGAGGCGAACAACTTGGTCCAGCAGAAGTTGATGAGTAGAAATAGGTGGTGTAGCATAGTGTATCGAAGAGGGCAGAAGGAACTGACTCGTTTATTCCTTAAGGAAGCAGAACATGCCCTGCAATTATCTCTAAGTGAAGGAAATTGA
- the LOC108457299 gene encoding protein-lysine N-methyltransferase EFM1 isoform X2: MACTEEAKLEHFLQWLQVNGAQFRGCKIKYCDSTKGFGIYSTNGSPEDGVLLVVPLDLAITPMRVLQDPLIGAECRAMFEEGEVDDRFLMILFLIVERLRKNSSWKPYLDMLPTTFGNPVWFTDDELLELRGTTLYRATELRKKDLMSVYEDKVKELVKKLLVLDGDSERANSIFWSRALNLPLPHSYVFPQIQEDVGTTCPVDKISEGSTSHSCSEEPINEINGKRFEAHGNDSKVNGVTSTSKQEETVWVEGLLPGIDFCNHDLKAVATWEVDGTGSITQIPLSMFLISALQSPLPVDKEVSISYGNKGNEELLYLYGFVVDNNPDDYLMIHYPGEAIQNISFSDFKGQLLVAQKAAMRCLLPKNLLDHGFFATGSSNCKANNTSEANDRICNFSWSGHRKTPSYLSKLVFPEDFMTALRTIAMKDEEVSKVSAMLEELVGTEGERQPSETEIRTAVWEACGDSGALQLLVDLLQKKMMDLEESSGTEDSDSELLENACVIGNAEQQTSKEANNLVQQKLMSRNRWCSIVYRRGQKELTRLFLKEAEHALQLSLSEGN, from the exons ATGGCGTGTACAGAGGAAGCAAAACTCGAGCACTTCCTTCAATGGCTTCAG GTAAACGGAGCTCAATTCCGCGGCTGCAAAATCAAATATTGCGACTCCACCAAAGGCTTTGGTATTTATTCCACCAATGGTTCACCCGAAGATG GGGTTCTTCTTGTTGTTCCACTGGATTTAGCAATAACTCCAATGAGGGTACTGCAAGATCCTTTAATTGGAGCAGAGTGTAGAGCAATGTTTGAAGAAGGAGAAGTTGATGATAGGTTCTTAATGATTTTATTTCTTATTGTGGAACGTCTCCGAAAGAATTCTTCATGGAAACC GTACCTTGATATGCTTCCAACTACTTTTGGTAATCCGGTTTGGTTTACTGATGATGAGCTTTTGGAGTTGCGGGGAACAACCTTGTATAGAGCAACTGAATTGCGG AAAAAGGATTTGATGTCTGTGTACGAAGATAAAGTGAAGGAATTGGTGAAGAAACTTCTGGTTCTTGATGGAGATTCAGAAAG GGCAAATTCTATATTTTGGTCTCGTGCTTTGAACCTTCCTCTTCCGCATTCTTATGTATTCCCCCAAATTCAAGAAGATGTGGGCACAACCTGTCCAGTTGACAAAATTTCCGAGGGTTCCACCAGTCATAGTTGTAGTGAAGAGCCGATTAATGAAATCAATGGAAAAA GATTTGAGGCTCATGGGAATGATAGCAAAGTCAATGGAGTAACTTCGACATCAAAACAAGAAGAAACTGTCTGGGTAGAGGGTCTTCTCCCTGGCATTGACTTTTGCAACCATG ACTTGAAGGCAGTTGCAACATGGGAAGTTGATGGAACAGGGTCAATAACTCAAATTCCTTTATCCATGTTCCTTATTTCTG CTTTACAGTCTCCATTGCCAGTTGACAAAGAAGTTTCCATCAGTTATGGTAACAAAGGAAATGAG GAACTTCTCTACCTGTATGGTTTTGTTGTTGATAATAATCCAGATGACTATCTCATG ATTCATTATCCCGGAGAGGCAATCCAGAACATTTCCTTTTCTGACTTCAAAGGACAACTACTTGTAGCCCAG AAAGCTGCAATGCGGTGCCTTCTACCTAAAAACTTGCTAGATCATGGGTTTTTCGCAACAGGATCCTCTAATTGTAAAGCAAACAATACCTCTGAAGCCAATGATAGAATTTGCAATTTTAGTTGGAGTGGTCACCGCAAAACACCTTCTTACTTGAGTAAGCTAGTTTTTCCAGAAGATTTTATGACTGCCTTGAGGACCATAGCCATGAAAGATGAGGAGGTTTCTAAGGTTTCCGCAATGCTAGAAGAG CTTGTTGGGACTGAAGGAGAAAGACAGCCTTCCGAGACAGAAATAAGAACAGCTGTATGGGAGGCCTGTGGGGATTCTGGAGCTCTGCAGTTGCTTGTTGACCTTCTTCAGAAAAA GATGATGGACCTTGAAGAGAGTTCTGGAACAGAGGACTCTGATTCTGAGCTACTTGAGAATGCCTGCGTTATTGGAAATGCAGAACAGCAGACAAG CAAGGAGGCGAACAACTTGGTCCAGCAGAAGTTGATGAGTAGAAATAGGTGGTGTAGCATAGTGTATCGAAGAGGGCAGAAGGAACTGACTCGTTTATTCCTTAAGGAAGCAGAACATGCCCTGCAATTATCTCTAAGTGAAGGAAATTGA
- the LOC108457299 gene encoding uncharacterized protein LOC108457299 isoform X3, translating into MRVLQDPLIGAECRAMFEEGEVDDRFLMILFLIVERLRKNSSWKPYLDMLPTTFGNPVWFTDDELLELRGTTLYRATELRKKDLMSVYEDKVKELVKKLLVLDGDSESEVWFEDFLWANSIFWSRALNLPLPHSYVFPQIQEDVGTTCPVDKISEGSTSHSCSEEPINEINGKRFEAHGNDSKVNGVTSTSKQEETVWVEGLLPGIDFCNHDLKAVATWEVDGTGSITQIPLSMFLISALQSPLPVDKEVSISYGNKGNEELLYLYGFVVDNNPDDYLMIHYPGEAIQNISFSDFKGQLLVAQKAAMRCLLPKNLLDHGFFATGSSNCKANNTSEANDRICNFSWSGHRKTPSYLSKLVFPEDFMTALRTIAMKDEEVSKVSAMLEELVGTEGERQPSETEIRTAVWEACGDSGALQLLVDLLQKKMMDLEESSGTEDSDSELLENACVIGNAEQQTSKEANNLVQQKLMSRNRWCSIVYRRGQKELTRLFLKEAEHALQLSLSEGN; encoded by the exons ATGAGGGTACTGCAAGATCCTTTAATTGGAGCAGAGTGTAGAGCAATGTTTGAAGAAGGAGAAGTTGATGATAGGTTCTTAATGATTTTATTTCTTATTGTGGAACGTCTCCGAAAGAATTCTTCATGGAAACC GTACCTTGATATGCTTCCAACTACTTTTGGTAATCCGGTTTGGTTTACTGATGATGAGCTTTTGGAGTTGCGGGGAACAACCTTGTATAGAGCAACTGAATTGCGG AAAAAGGATTTGATGTCTGTGTACGAAGATAAAGTGAAGGAATTGGTGAAGAAACTTCTGGTTCTTGATGGAGATTCAGAAAG TGAGGTGTGGTTTGAAGATTTCCTTTG GGCAAATTCTATATTTTGGTCTCGTGCTTTGAACCTTCCTCTTCCGCATTCTTATGTATTCCCCCAAATTCAAGAAGATGTGGGCACAACCTGTCCAGTTGACAAAATTTCCGAGGGTTCCACCAGTCATAGTTGTAGTGAAGAGCCGATTAATGAAATCAATGGAAAAA GATTTGAGGCTCATGGGAATGATAGCAAAGTCAATGGAGTAACTTCGACATCAAAACAAGAAGAAACTGTCTGGGTAGAGGGTCTTCTCCCTGGCATTGACTTTTGCAACCATG ACTTGAAGGCAGTTGCAACATGGGAAGTTGATGGAACAGGGTCAATAACTCAAATTCCTTTATCCATGTTCCTTATTTCTG CTTTACAGTCTCCATTGCCAGTTGACAAAGAAGTTTCCATCAGTTATGGTAACAAAGGAAATGAG GAACTTCTCTACCTGTATGGTTTTGTTGTTGATAATAATCCAGATGACTATCTCATG ATTCATTATCCCGGAGAGGCAATCCAGAACATTTCCTTTTCTGACTTCAAAGGACAACTACTTGTAGCCCAG AAAGCTGCAATGCGGTGCCTTCTACCTAAAAACTTGCTAGATCATGGGTTTTTCGCAACAGGATCCTCTAATTGTAAAGCAAACAATACCTCTGAAGCCAATGATAGAATTTGCAATTTTAGTTGGAGTGGTCACCGCAAAACACCTTCTTACTTGAGTAAGCTAGTTTTTCCAGAAGATTTTATGACTGCCTTGAGGACCATAGCCATGAAAGATGAGGAGGTTTCTAAGGTTTCCGCAATGCTAGAAGAG CTTGTTGGGACTGAAGGAGAAAGACAGCCTTCCGAGACAGAAATAAGAACAGCTGTATGGGAGGCCTGTGGGGATTCTGGAGCTCTGCAGTTGCTTGTTGACCTTCTTCAGAAAAA GATGATGGACCTTGAAGAGAGTTCTGGAACAGAGGACTCTGATTCTGAGCTACTTGAGAATGCCTGCGTTATTGGAAATGCAGAACAGCAGACAAG CAAGGAGGCGAACAACTTGGTCCAGCAGAAGTTGATGAGTAGAAATAGGTGGTGTAGCATAGTGTATCGAAGAGGGCAGAAGGAACTGACTCGTTTATTCCTTAAGGAAGCAGAACATGCCCTGCAATTATCTCTAAGTGAAGGAAATTGA